Sequence from the Fundulus heteroclitus isolate FHET01 chromosome 7, MU-UCD_Fhet_4.1, whole genome shotgun sequence genome:
CATCATGGGCAAGGTAAAATATTGAAGGCATCTACTTacagtttattaaaacaaaaatctattttttattgctaattgtaatttttttttgctattttcttttgcattgtTTCAGATCACCTTCTATGAGGATAGGAATTTCCAGGGTCGCTCCTATGAGTGCATGAGTGACTGCTCTGACATCTCCTCCTACCTGGGTAGGTGCCAGTCTTGCAGGGTGGAGAGTGGCTGCTTCGTGATCTATGAGCGTCCCAACTACATGGGCATGCAGTTCTTCCTGAAGAGGGGAGAATACCATGACATGCAGCGCATGATGAGCATGGGTATGATGTTTGACTCCATCAGGTCCTGCAGAATGATCCCCCATGTAAGCAtattatgaaacattttttgcaCATCATGTAGAATTTTAAGGTATTTTGTAATGAGCATTATTACACTTGTATTACAGCACAGAGGTTCATTCAGGATGAAGATCTATGAGAGGGAGAACTTTGGGGGTCAGATGTATGAGCTGATGGACGACTGTGACTCCATCATGGACCGCTACAGAATGTCTGACTGCATGTCCTGCCACGTGATGGACGGCCACTGGCTGATGTATGAGCAGCCCCACTACAGAGGCAGGATGATGTACCTGAGGCCTGGCGAGTACAGGAGCTTCATGAACATGGGCATGAGCAGCATGCGATTCATGAGCATGAGGAGAATCACTGATATGTGTTAGACTTCTATTGTCACATGaacaaataaagataatatGTAATTCACGATGGCTCCTTAAAGTTCTTTTTTCACTATATAGTTTATTCCTACCTGGCTGCTCTGAGTAAAACAGGTTCCAAAACATTCAAAATTTTAGAATAATATGATTCAATGAAACACATAAACAAATCACGTGCCTcaataatatattttctttttttatgcatcattctttgaatatttgtttatttgttggaGAAGTGCAGAATTTAGATGAAAGACATGAATCTGCAACATCAAACATCTGTAAAAgcaacagagaaataaaacacagcctCTGAACCAAAGATGCAAAAATACCttaacacacaaaagaaaaggaGCAAATTAACCTACACCACCACCATAAGAGATAAAACATCCATAGACTTAAACagattagaaaataaatcagttgATGAAATCATGCTAAATATTCTGAAAAGGTTTGCAGATATTTAAAGTTATTCTCAGCTAATGCAAAGCAAAGCAAATGCAACTTTAATCAGAATGATTCAATAATCTCTTCCCAGCACAATGTTCTAACTGAAAGTTCTAATTGTATGGAGATattttcctgccaaaaggttgtaagcaaaaaaatgtgttgcacacaaataaaacttgttttgcacacaaaatgatgtttcacacaaaaaattgttttgcaaactgttcgccaaccttgcactcaaaatatcatttatttatttatttttttcccagtgtcctgtctagcaatgtgg
This genomic interval carries:
- the LOC105920787 gene encoding gamma-crystallin M1, whose amino-acid sequence is MGKITFYEDRNFQGRSYECMSDCSDISSYLGRCQSCRVESGCFVIYERPNYMGMQFFLKRGEYHDMQRMMSMGMMFDSIRSCRMIPHHRGSFRMKIYERENFGGQMYELMDDCDSIMDRYRMSDCMSCHVMDGHWLMYEQPHYRGRMMYLRPGEYRSFMNMGMSSMRFMSMRRITDMC